DNA from Plasmodium cynomolgi strain B DNA, chromosome 12, whole genome shotgun sequence:
TCCAAATCGCTCTTTCGATACGCGGGGTTGTTTCTACTCCGTCCACTAACACATCGACTGTCCCTTTTAGCCAAATGGGCTAGTGTAACACTCTTCGAGTGATTTGAATGTCGCGAagaagttttctttttttccttcgcgCCTTCCTCCTTCGCGCCTTCCTCCTTCGCGACTTCCTCCTTAgcgtcttcctccttctgttTATCCTCCTCACTGTAAATCACATTCTTCgaaaaacttttaaatatgctgttaaaaaaagaagagtaaAATTGGGAACTTCCTTTCTCACAGATATTTTTAGGTGGTTCGGTCTTAAACCTTCTGTTATTCCTTGCGTACTTTTCACGATACAGCTGCTCATATTTGTTTTCGTTAAAATTGTCATTCACGTTTAGTCTCTCATCTAGGTTCCGTATgttatcataaaataatttgtcaGAGTTCCAAAACAGTTTTCTCGACACCCCCGTGTAGAGCTCATTCATTGCTTCCACAgctggaggggggggggggggggaggagagtGCACGGGAGCGTGTTCGTTGCCCTCCACCGGCAGTTAAGCGAGTTCGTACGTGTTGCTGCGTACAGTTGCGTGCTACTGCGTATTACTGCGTGCGCCCCTCCGCCGTCTCTTTTACGTGGATACCTGCCCCTCTGCAGATGCGCGCCGCAGTCTGCTGTCCCCTTTCCAACTAGCGCTTCGATTGCGAAAAAGATTTGCCTGGTCCTTTCCTCCAAcaagatgcaaaaaaaaaaaaaaaaattcccttcaAAGTTCACAAACGAATGGGTactacatatgcacacacttCGTTTTATTCCCCCCTGCCCATGCTGACatttaaagcaaaaaaagggtgtgTAATAAATTAACGAGGTGAAGCAAAACACGTGTATGTTTGTGCGATGCCTGCGGCACATCACCGGTTACATAACAAAACGATGGCATGcacaatgaaaaataaaaaaaaaaaaagagtatcGAAATTTCTGATCAAATAGAAAAGGATAGTGGTACAATCTTTCTTGTCCCGAAATAGTAAAAACTGCTTCTCAAAAAACGCGGAAATAtgttggaaatttttttgtaacaaaaaaaaaaagtactgtCATCACTTGGAAAAATGCGCTTTCGctcatcacattttttttttttttgcatttgccATGTTTTGTTTGCATTCCCCAAAATGTGTTTAAATCATCGAGTTATTCCTTCGCATATCTATTGGGAATCCCCCCCACcttcgatattttttcattttgtgactttcaattttcccttttttcctttttttccgatttGTCCACCCGCGTTCTCCCCTCCGCACTCctgtaattttttgcaaacttgAAAATGAgcgaaataattttcttcccatATATTACGCGAAAGGCACATGCAAATGGGAAGTAACCAGgcaaggggggaggagggaggaccattttttctgcgctGAAAAGCGAACCTCGTTTATCtctttgtttgtttttttcttaatcaTCCCTGCGGAGTGAACCACACCATCTCGCATTATAAATCGCCATGCGCCCAAGGGGGAAGGTAATTTTGTGAATGCATTCCTCGCGCGTCCGCCCGCACATGCGCCTGAATggatatacgtatgtatgtacgtgtgTATGAGCATGTGCACGTACGTGTGCAGGaacgtgtgtgtatatacgcAATTTACGTTCGCCTacctcttttccttttctaaTTTCCTCTCTGCGGAGTGTCCCACGGCACACACCCTATAACTGACCCGTAGACATAAATTCTTGGGGGGCACTTGGCTCATTATAGGCATATTTACATGCCCCTATATATGCCCATACCgcatgcacacatacatgggggggggggggtcttttctcatttatgCTTCcggaaagggggaagaagtcaTTCTGCCCCCTCGCATTCTGACACAAGGCGACAAATCATTGTTACCCCCACAAGCAGATAACCCTATTTCGTTACCCTCCTTGGAAGGTAAAGTTCAATGTGCCATCTTTGCCAACTGTCAAATGTGCACCTCTTCTCTCGTCCCACAAGTTGTAAACTCCTTTTGTGTGATGTGCAGCTTTCCCTATGACTGGTGAGtcaaagtttttttttttttaaaagggtAATGCAGAATGGGTTTGagttcattttcttttctttggaGCTTCGGCATAGGAGCATACATACATCCCTGCGCAAGCGTTAGTACCTTTACATAGCTGAACATATATGTAATCTATGCTTTCGTGGAAAGGCCCCCCACTTTGTTGCAATGATGCacaattgaaaaaaaaaaaaaaaactgaagggAAGAAGGCCAAATTAAGCTTACACCGCTCATGCGGGATGTGCTGCTTTTCACCTGAacagagaattttttttttggaacaaatgggcaaagagaaacgaaaatgaacAGCTGTTCGGCAAACGGGCGattaagcgaaaaaaaagaaaggcaaATTAATACaggttaatttatttaatcctttttgtagaaaacgctgcttcttttccttttttccttttttttccctatccCTAACAATATACATTCCTTCATTTAGGtgtaaaggaaaacaaaGGCTGTGTTTTACACCCCCTCCctagaagagaaaaaaaaaaaaaacctgtcACATTTTACACTTGTGTGATTCTTTACCCTTTCGAATTAGCGTAAACGTTTTTACCTGTTCTTTTATGCGTATCTCCCGTTATGTAACAACACAAACGTTTGTTCATGCTGCGACATTTTGtgagcaaaaataaaaaaaaacaatgaaaGGAACATAGTTcagcaaatggaaaaaataattaccactctttttttttttttttctgtattttgGCATAAACGCAGAGGTATTAGGCATTGGCTAGAAAAATGGCTATCAATGGATTTGACAGTATATAGGTAGACGGCCCAGCCCTCTTTTTTCTGTGCAATAAATTGatcattcccctttttagaaGCATGcaatgtatgcatgtatgcgcAATATTATCTGCGTTTTTTACATACCTGTTCCAGTGCGTGTATAAAATGCTTCTACATTcaactttggaaaaaaaaaaacgaaatgaggAGACTGTTCCTTTAATTGCTTCTTTCGTAGTAGCAGCATGTCAGAATGCTACAAATACAAGTGCGTTTCTTTATTCGTGAgagaagattttttttttttttttaattgattAAAATTGCTACAAGGTAAAGGTAGTAATTGCTCCGAGCTATCACCACGCGTATAATATAGCATAAACCGAACACGGGATGCAAACataaaagaaacataaattttttttacctattATTATTCCATATGCACGCATATATTAcacgtatatatttatatttatttgtgcgTGTTGGGACGACTCGCGTatacacgtttttttttatttttttttactttttcataCTTGCACGTTGTGAAGATTTTCTGAAGTCgtaacaaaggaaaaatgaactgCCAAGTGAACTGCAAAGTGAACTGCCAAACAACACGCCAAATTTGCAATGTAAAAAGTgcgaataggaaaaaaaaaaacaaatcagCCACGCGAAATAGCAAAAACAACCATCGTCGCCGcaactatatattttttttttttcatgataAATACACAGGatgtttaaaaatgaagtgttCATAGTATGACGAAAATTTCGCAAACGTTCGCATGAGCagtcgttttgtttttttttatttttcccgcGCACCCCccgaaaaaataagaaacaGAAAGAAAACGGCAGGAGAGCGAAGCCGGGAGGAAATGGTAGTATGACAGAAAGAGTGGCACCCCCGCTAGGATTACTGCGTCGTTGCAAATCACCGCGGCATCGCCAAAAATCGCCAACGTGACCTCGCCCGGCAAAGCGCAACTTCGATATTGCCCCCTTCGGAACGTAACGAGGTTCCCCAACCCAGCGGCGTTGAAGTGAAAACGATCCACAAGTAAAAACGTGCCAAGAAAATAACACGCGGAGATTCCCAGCAACTTTATACGCGTATCTACATCGCTCACGCACATGCCCCTACGTGTTGTACACACCGGTATATGCATTCACCTCCCCGTGCGTGCAAATTTGCCCCCCGCAACttataaagaataaacaaAGTCCGTCGAAAGGTCCGCCCCCAAGGCGATGATTGTCTAGGGAACTACTTCTGGTCCATCTTCATAGTCAAAGTAAAGGAGAGCGCAAGTGCGCAGCCGATATAGCAGCGTTAGGCCAGTCCGCACATCAGCGTTACGCCATTCCGCGCAGCAACGCCACGCCAGTCCGCACAGCGCGATAAATGCGTGGCTCCCCGTTCGCTGCCATCGCCGTTACCCCCTTCTGGACTGCACAAACCGGAAGGCCACCCTGCATGAACTAAccaaagaagaaatggtAGAAAGTGAAGAAATCAATATCTACTACGGAAAGAAGTACCCCTTCGTATGTAGAACAATACTGAACGTTCACAAGAGCCTccaccaaaaggggaactcTTTAAGAAATAACAACTCGGAGGATTACaaggtaaattttgtaaaggacgaaaatgtagaagaaaTAAAGGTAGAGTTTGTAAGTAAAACAAAAGTGCAAGAGGCAGACAAGTACATAAATACGACGGATAAAATATTCGCAAAGAATCTAGACCAAATATTGCAAACGAAGTTGTATCACTCCATCTGTgagaataacaaaaaagaagaccaCCAAACGGACGTCTATGTACAAGCACAATACGACGAGTGGATAGATTACTTCAGGAACAAACAagtacaaaaagaaatacaaatAATCTGTGACTACCTAAATAAACACCTCCATTTGAATACGTTCATATGTTCAGATTATTTAACCTTATCTGATTTGTACGTGTATTATCAAATGTATAGATATTTTAACGTGGCTAACTGTTACAATGTGAAGTATGCGAAACAGTTTAGGAATGTGAATAGGTGGTTCAAATTAATTAACTGTTTAGTGAACTACTCAGATGCAGAATTAACAACAATGCTGAGGAAGGAAGTAGAAACGAACCAAGTGGATATTACGAAAGATGCAAATACTATGCAATTGTTAAAGCAGAAAATTGTGTCCACTTCTTACGTTGGCAAATTGGAGAAtgcagaaaagggaaatgtaGTTACGAGGTTTCCTCCTGAACCATCAGGTTACCTACACGTAGGTCACGCGAAAGCGGCCTTTCTCAATAGTTACTATGCAAATATGTATGAAGGAAAAATGCTACTACGATTTGATGATACGAATCCAGCCTTGGAAGATATAAAATATGAGACATCCATTATGGAAGATCTAGAAAATTTGGGATTAAAGTATGAAAAGATTAGCTACTCCTCGGACTATTTTGCAACCCTAGAGGAGTATTGCATtaagttaataaaaatggagaaggcGTATGCGGATGATACCAATGTAGAAGAAATGAGGAACCAAAGAGGAGAAGGAATCGAATCTGTGAATAGACAAAATTCGGTGGAGCAAAATCTACAACTGTTTGAAGAAATGCGCAAAGGAACTGAAATAGGACAGAAAAATTGTATCCGAGCAAAAATAGACATGCAGAGTAAAAACAAGTGTATGAGAGATCCCGTGTTATACAGGTGCATAGTAGATACACCTCACCACAGACATGGATTCAAATTTAAGTGCTACCCGACCTACGATTTTGCATGCCCAATAATAGATTCTATTGAAGGAGTAACACATGCATTGAGGACCAACGAATACAGTGACAGGATAGAGCAATACAATTGGTTTATTACCACCTTTCAGTTAAGAAAAGTTTACATTTACGAATTTAGTAGAATTTCCTTTGTCAAAACGGTTATGTCTAAGAGGAAGTTAAAATGGTTTGTTGAAAATAAGCTTGTGGATGGGTGGCTAGATCCACGTATGCCCACTATCAAGGGTATCCTCAGAAGAGGATTAACAAAAGAAGCCTTGTTCCAATTCATCCTAGAACAAGGACCCTCCAAATCGGGAAATCTCATGCAATGGGATAAACTGTGGTCCATcaataaacaaataatcGATCCAATCATCCCCAGATTCGCAGCagtagataaaaaaaaaggagtcatTCTTAAATTAACCGATTTGACGGAAGATATTGTCGAAAAAACCAGAGATCTAcacatgaaaaataaatccctTGGCACATGTTCGATGTTTTATACCAACCGTTTCTTTATCGAATTGGAAGATGCACAAACGTTGGCAGAGCAGGAAGAAATTACCCTAATCAAACTAGGTAACGTTATTATCACCAGTGTTGTGAAAGGGGAcaataataatgataatgaTGGAACAAGCACCCCAACCATTAAGGAGGTGATCGGCAAGTCCAATTTCGATGGAGACTTCAaaaccacaaaaaaaaaaattcactggCTGCCGTACATACCCGAAAAATTAATCACCTGTACGCTATACGAATATGATCACTTAATTACAGtggacaaatttgaaaatgacAATAAGGAAGATTGGACTAAATTTATTAACCTCAATAGCAAGTACGAGACGATGGTCTACTCCGAACCAGCCATTACCTCCCTCAAAGTTTCGGATAAATTTCAGTTCGAAAGAAGGGGATACTTCATTGTCGACAAGGTCGTTAGCAACCACCTCCATTTGATTAAAATCCCCGACGGGAAGTCCAAGAACATGTCTATCATCAGTTCCAAGGTCAACCCTAAAAATTTGGCCGGCACCAAAAACAAGGCCCCCGACGCCTCGGAGAAGGCTCCCAAGGGGGACCAGCCCACCGACGGGAAGAAGTAGCGCAAAGGTGAAAagggtgaagaagcgaaaaggtgaaaaggtgaagaagcggaaaagcggaaaagcGGAAAGACGAAGAAGCGAAGAAACGGCGGTGGGGGCGTGGCTCTGGAATGGCGCTGACAGGGGAGGGGGACCCCCGCAGGCCACGCCAAGCCAACCTGCCCGTGCACCAGAATTTCTTTccacttatttttattttcatttgaaGCAAAGCTTCGCCCCATTTATggctttgcttttttcccaccttcTATTTCTTGCTACATCGCTACGTGGCTGCATGGGTACATCACTTCGTCGGTACATCGTTCCATCGCTGCATCGGTACATCGCTGCGTCGCTGTTTCGCTGCTCCATTGACATGTTTTTTcactgctcattttt
Protein-coding regions in this window:
- a CDS encoding glutamate--tRNA ligase (putative), with translation MVESEEINIYYGKKYPFVCRTILNVHKSLHQKGNSLRNNNSEDYKVNFVKDENVEEIKVEFVSKTKVQEADKYINTTDKIFAKNLDQILQTKLYHSICENNKKEDHQTDVYVQAQYDEWIDYFRNKQVQKEIQIICDYLNKHLHLNTFICSDYLTLSDLYVYYQMYRYFNVANCYNVKYAKQFRNVNRWFKLINCLVNYSDAELTTMLRKEVETNQVDITKDANTMQLLKQKIVSTSYVGKLENAEKGNVVTRFPPEPSGYLHVGHAKAAFLNSYYANMYEGKMLLRFDDTNPALEDIKYETSIMEDLENLGLKYEKISYSSDYFATLEEYCIKLIKMEKAYADDTNVEEMRNQRGEGIESVNRQNSVEQNLQLFEEMRKGTEIGQKNCIRAKIDMQSKNKCMRDPVLYRCIVDTPHHRHGFKFKCYPTYDFACPIIDSIEGVTHALRTNEYSDRIEQYNWFITTFQLRKVYIYEFSRISFVKTVMSKRKLKWFVENKLVDGWLDPRMPTIKGILRRGLTKEALFQFILEQGPSKSGNLMQWDKLWSINKQIIDPIIPRFAAVDKKKGVILKLTDLTEDIVEKTRDLHMKNKSLGTCSMFYTNRFFIELEDAQTLAEQEEITLIKLGNVIITSVVKGDNNNDNDGTSTPTIKEVIGKSNFDGDFKTTKKKIHWLPYIPEKLITCTLYEYDHLITVDKFENDNKEDWTKFINLNSKYETMVYSEPAITSLKVSDKFQFERRGYFIVDKVVSNHLHLIKIPDGKSKNMSIISSKVNPKNLAGTKNKAPDASEKAPKGDQPTDGKK